Proteins found in one Micropterus dolomieu isolate WLL.071019.BEF.003 ecotype Adirondacks linkage group LG10, ASM2129224v1, whole genome shotgun sequence genomic segment:
- the LOC123978269 gene encoding uncharacterized protein LOC123978269 isoform X2: MSSVLLEEIRKTNRDAALVLENAGFLTDSDIQSLTRVELYELFPEPVKIKLRRTIFDIIHKQRPIDVLIRDLKDFIPHEPFRVALTNNGVLVEYLRILKDMKTQMNYVQSFLDAHIGLLEELSKSQPYQESDKGTSTSDNHHPEDVFSDQSAGHPRRSERNSMCSPQDFREVKYQKIVTGKTFNADAQLMDNVGDQVQGWVQHRFIESNEDYQITIVFCPISSRIGTDVEAAMTKVKGGKPVILVLMHHVHEPKYTTSMRTSHDNPEPKVVLHVNVFYHETIPGLLTCQQNNDAVSEIQKKLLEYSILRSQDISENALCGAESGKSSSTGSNVRGPGGSRKGGFLSFW, encoded by the exons ATGTCATCAGTTTTACTGGAGGAAATAAGGAAGACCAACCGAGACGCAGCCCTTGTATTGGAAA ATGCTGGTTTTCTCACTGATTCGGATATTCAGTCACTGACTCGAGTCGAATTGTACGAGCTGTTTCCTGAACCTGTGAAAATCAAACTGAGAAGGACCATCTTTGACATAATACACAAGCAG agGCCAATTGATGTGCTCATAAGAGACCTGAAAGATTTCATCCCACATGAACCGTTCAGGG TTGCGCTAACTAACAATGGGGTCTTGGTTGAATACCTCCGTATCCTGAAGGACATGAAGACCCAGATGAATTATGTCCAGAGTTTCCTTGATGCTCACATTGGTCTTCTGGAGGAATTGAGCAAAAGTCAGCCATACCAGGAATCTGACAAAG GTACAAGTACCTCAGACAACCATCATCCAGAGGACGTCTTCAGTGACCAAAGTGCTGGCCATCCGCGCAGATCTGAAA GGAATTCCATGTGTTCTCCACAGGACTTTCGGGAAG TGAAGTACCAGAAGATTGTCACTGGTAAAACCTTTAATGCCGATGCACAGCTGATGGACAATGTGGGGGATCAAGTTCAGGGTTGGGTTCAGCATCGGTTCATTGAAAGCAATGAGGATTACCAGATCACTATTGTCTTCTGCCCAATCAGTTCACGCATCGGCACAGATGTTGAAGCAGCCATGACTAAAGTTAAAG GTGGTAAACCTGTCATTCTGGTGTTGATGCACCACGTACATGAGCCAAAGTACACAACCTCCATGAGAACATCGCATGACAATCCTGAACCTAAAGTTGTGCTGCATGTCAACGTTTTCTACCATGAGACAATTCCTGGATTACTGACGTGTCAACAAAATAATGATGCTGTCTCTGAGATACAAAAGAAATTACTGGAGTACAGCATTTTGAGAAGTCAAGATATAAGTGAAAATGCCCTGTGTGGTGCTGAAAGTGGTAAATCTAGTAGTACTGGTAGTAACGTCAGGGGTCCTGGTGGCAGTCGTAAAGGAGGGTTTTTGAGTTTTTGGTAA
- the LOC123978269 gene encoding uncharacterized protein LOC123978269 isoform X1, with protein MSSVLLEEIRKTNRDAALVLENAGFLTDSDIQSLTRVELYELFPEPVKIKLRRTIFDIIHKQRPIDVLIRDLKDFIPHEPFRVALTNNGVLVEYLRILKDMKTQMNYVQSFLDAHIGLLEELSKSQPYQESDKDCLSGTSTSDNHHPEDVFSDQSAGHPRRSERNSMCSPQDFREVKYQKIVTGKTFNADAQLMDNVGDQVQGWVQHRFIESNEDYQITIVFCPISSRIGTDVEAAMTKVKGGKPVILVLMHHVHEPKYTTSMRTSHDNPEPKVVLHVNVFYHETIPGLLTCQQNNDAVSEIQKKLLEYSILRSQDISENALCGAESGKSSSTGSNVRGPGGSRKGGFLSFW; from the exons ATGTCATCAGTTTTACTGGAGGAAATAAGGAAGACCAACCGAGACGCAGCCCTTGTATTGGAAA ATGCTGGTTTTCTCACTGATTCGGATATTCAGTCACTGACTCGAGTCGAATTGTACGAGCTGTTTCCTGAACCTGTGAAAATCAAACTGAGAAGGACCATCTTTGACATAATACACAAGCAG agGCCAATTGATGTGCTCATAAGAGACCTGAAAGATTTCATCCCACATGAACCGTTCAGGG TTGCGCTAACTAACAATGGGGTCTTGGTTGAATACCTCCGTATCCTGAAGGACATGAAGACCCAGATGAATTATGTCCAGAGTTTCCTTGATGCTCACATTGGTCTTCTGGAGGAATTGAGCAAAAGTCAGCCATACCAGGAATCTGACAAAG ACTGTTTGTCAGGTACAAGTACCTCAGACAACCATCATCCAGAGGACGTCTTCAGTGACCAAAGTGCTGGCCATCCGCGCAGATCTGAAA GGAATTCCATGTGTTCTCCACAGGACTTTCGGGAAG TGAAGTACCAGAAGATTGTCACTGGTAAAACCTTTAATGCCGATGCACAGCTGATGGACAATGTGGGGGATCAAGTTCAGGGTTGGGTTCAGCATCGGTTCATTGAAAGCAATGAGGATTACCAGATCACTATTGTCTTCTGCCCAATCAGTTCACGCATCGGCACAGATGTTGAAGCAGCCATGACTAAAGTTAAAG GTGGTAAACCTGTCATTCTGGTGTTGATGCACCACGTACATGAGCCAAAGTACACAACCTCCATGAGAACATCGCATGACAATCCTGAACCTAAAGTTGTGCTGCATGTCAACGTTTTCTACCATGAGACAATTCCTGGATTACTGACGTGTCAACAAAATAATGATGCTGTCTCTGAGATACAAAAGAAATTACTGGAGTACAGCATTTTGAGAAGTCAAGATATAAGTGAAAATGCCCTGTGTGGTGCTGAAAGTGGTAAATCTAGTAGTACTGGTAGTAACGTCAGGGGTCCTGGTGGCAGTCGTAAAGGAGGGTTTTTGAGTTTTTGGTAA